CTATCTCTCGGTATTGGCCGACCGCCGCGTTCTTGCCCTGCTCAGCCTGTTCGGTCTGCTGGTCGTCTGGCTTAACCGGGCACCGCCAAAAAACAATCAGGATCTGTAGATCGTTTCCGCAGGGAAGTTTCGTATTTTTTGAAACACCTGAAAACAACCCTGGGATGGTCCAAAACAGCCATCGCTGTTCTTGCGGCCATTGATGACGCCTGATAGAGGCACCGCATTGCCTGCGTAGCCAAAATACCAGCCGCAGGGCAGGATCAGGATGTTTCAGTGACCCGTATTCAGGCCAATCTCCTTCTTCTTCTGGCTGCCGCCATCTGGGGCGGTGGGTTCGTGGCGCAGTCCACCGCCATGGATCATCTGGGCGCCAACTGGTTCAACGCCCTGCGATTTGGCATTGCAACAATTGTCCTGCTGCCTTTTGCCGTGCTCGAAAGCCGGCGTGCCCGAGACAGATTGTCGGTGGGTGACGTGAGGATGTTCGTCATTATCGGCGTCCTGCTGTTTGCCGCCCAGACCGCCCAGCAATTTGGCCTGAAAACAACCACCGTGACCAATGCCAGTTTTCTCACCGGTCTCTATGTGGTGATCGTGCCGGTCATGGCAGTGGTGTTTCTTCGGCACCGGCCCCATTGGATCATCTGGCCAGCGGCTTTGGCCGCCCTGCTCGGCATCCTGCTGCTCAGCGGCGGCAGCCTGTCAGCCCTGAGTACAGGCGACGGCCTGACCATCCTGTGCGCCGGGTTTTTCGCGGTGCAAATCCTGCTGACGGGCCGGATTATCCAGACCCTGTCGCGGCCCTTGGCGCTTGCCGCCATCCAGTTTGCCGTTACCGCCCTGCTCTGCACGCTCGCCGCCCTCAGCCTGGAGCCGATCAGCCTTGCCGATATCGAGAATTCGATGACGCAGATCCTTTATGGCGGCCTGCTGTCGAGCGGATTGGCCTTCAGCCTGCAAATCATCGGCCAG
The Allorhizobium ampelinum S4 genome window above contains:
- a CDS encoding DMT family transporter — translated: MTRIQANLLLLLAAAIWGGGFVAQSTAMDHLGANWFNALRFGIATIVLLPFAVLESRRARDRLSVGDVRMFVIIGVLLFAAQTAQQFGLKTTTVTNASFLTGLYVVIVPVMAVVFLRHRPHWIIWPAALAALLGILLLSGGSLSALSTGDGLTILCAGFFAVQILLTGRIIQTLSRPLALAAIQFAVTALLCTLAALSLEPISLADIENSMTQILYGGLLSSGLAFSLQIIGQRYTSSSQAAIFMSSEALFGALLGAVILHESLAPIGYLGCALMFLAMLAVEIVPEWGKQRIVRQ